A stretch of Desulfotalea psychrophila LSv54 DNA encodes these proteins:
- a CDS encoding PilZ domain-containing protein — protein sequence MPQQELEKKLSTIDEAQPCVVAIHDSEGNAIRYDCTFAQREAHNFALVLPFGVSLNMHNIKKTCSFCTPPTPGQATVSCKAQINEKIADTIELTALEDIDPATLRQFFRVNLRVPVTVSYCPDTSNEETHWFQAGDSIDISRTGILCILPQEAANLKELQVDLALTDPKTNTNCTGHIIRIKRLTKSRWLTAIHFDQINPAAADNITANCLQEQRRQIRDNIQTT from the coding sequence GTGCCACAGCAAGAACTCGAAAAAAAACTCAGTACTATTGATGAAGCCCAACCATGTGTTGTTGCCATTCATGATTCCGAAGGCAATGCCATCAGATATGACTGTACCTTTGCCCAGAGAGAGGCACATAACTTTGCCCTGGTTTTACCCTTTGGGGTAAGCTTGAATATGCACAATATAAAAAAGACCTGTTCTTTTTGTACCCCTCCGACCCCAGGGCAAGCAACGGTATCCTGCAAGGCCCAGATTAATGAAAAAATTGCCGACACCATTGAACTGACAGCGCTTGAAGATATCGACCCGGCAACCCTTCGCCAATTTTTTCGGGTCAACCTCCGAGTACCCGTGACAGTCTCCTATTGTCCTGACACAAGTAATGAGGAAACGCATTGGTTCCAGGCTGGAGATAGCATCGATATTTCCAGGACAGGGATACTCTGCATACTTCCACAGGAGGCGGCCAATCTCAAAGAACTACAAGTAGATCTTGCCCTGACAGACCCCAAGACAAACACAAACTGCACAGGTCATATAATTCGAATTAAACGCCTTACCAAGTCACGTTGGCTAACAGCAATCCACTTTGACCAGATAAACCCTGCCGCAGCAGACAACATCACGGCAAACTGCCTCCAGGAACAACGTCGCCAGATACGAGACAATATTCAAACCACATGA
- a CDS encoding ABC transporter ATP-binding protein produces MISNEALLNITDLEVSYGNIAAIKGISLQVHRGEIVTILGSNGAGKTTTMRTITQLLRAKSGSIIFDGVELTQLPAHKIVSLGMSHSPEGRRVFGILTVEENLLLGAYSKKKMDPEILGWVYNLFPRLEERRSQLAGTLSGGEQQMLAIGRALMSKPSMLLLDEPSLGIAPILVKAIFAQIKKIAESGVTVLLVEQNAKAALRLANRGYILEVGKIVFSGTSAELLASPKVQEAYLGKKRN; encoded by the coding sequence ATGATTTCTAATGAGGCATTACTTAATATTACCGACCTTGAGGTTTCCTACGGTAACATCGCGGCGATTAAGGGAATTTCCTTGCAGGTACACCGGGGTGAGATTGTTACCATCCTCGGTTCAAATGGTGCGGGCAAAACCACCACCATGCGTACCATTACCCAACTTCTTCGGGCAAAGTCTGGTTCTATCATCTTTGATGGGGTAGAGCTGACCCAGCTTCCTGCCCATAAGATTGTTTCTCTGGGGATGAGCCATTCCCCGGAGGGTCGTCGGGTCTTTGGTATCCTTACCGTAGAAGAGAATCTTCTCCTTGGTGCCTATAGCAAGAAGAAGATGGACCCGGAGATACTTGGTTGGGTTTATAATCTCTTTCCTCGCCTGGAGGAGCGTCGTAGCCAGCTTGCCGGAACCCTTTCGGGTGGAGAACAGCAGATGCTTGCCATTGGCAGGGCGCTTATGTCAAAGCCGTCCATGCTTCTCCTTGATGAGCCAAGTTTGGGGATTGCCCCGATTCTGGTAAAGGCTATCTTTGCCCAGATCAAAAAGATCGCCGAGAGTGGGGTGACTGTGCTGCTCGTTGAACAAAACGCCAAGGCGGCTTTGCGACTTGCTAATCGAGGTTATATCCTTGAGGTGGGCAAGATCGTCTTTTCGGGTACCTCGGCAGAGCTCCTTGCCTCTCCTAAGGTTCAGGAGGCCTATCTGGGTAAGAAACGTAACTGA
- a CDS encoding EscU/YscU/HrcU family type III secretion system export apparatus switch protein — MQKKAVALRYHQEEDRAPRVVASGKGIVAENIIETGEAAGVYIQEDRDMVELLAQIELNQEIPMELYGAVSEILSFVYKVNGKYEK, encoded by the coding sequence GTGCAAAAAAAAGCAGTCGCCCTACGCTATCACCAGGAAGAGGACAGGGCCCCACGGGTTGTGGCTTCGGGTAAGGGTATCGTAGCCGAAAATATCATAGAGACCGGAGAGGCCGCAGGCGTTTATATCCAAGAGGACCGGGATATGGTGGAGTTACTTGCTCAAATTGAGCTCAACCAGGAAATCCCCATGGAGCTGTACGGCGCCGTCAGTGAAATTTTAAGTTTTGTCTATAAGGTAAACGGAAAATATGAAAAATAA
- a CDS encoding ABC transporter ATP-binding protein, with product MTSSNLILTNVTKRFGGLTAVDDLSFTVKAGQIYGIIGPNGAGKTTVFNCITGIHPCEEGSIHWNGEDITRLPPHKVAERGIVRTFQTIRLFEQMSVAENIMSGRHIKSKQGWWNGIFPTPSSRADEESNWDVVAELLHFFDLEAYAVKPVGALAYGIQRRVEMARALATEPSLLILDEPAAGLNENETQELIDTIYRIRQRGVTILLIEHDMDLVMEVTEYLTVINFGKKIAEGTPDIVQADPAVIEAYLGSDDDDF from the coding sequence ATGACATCGAGTAATCTGATTTTGACAAATGTGACCAAGAGGTTTGGGGGCTTAACCGCTGTTGATGATTTAAGCTTTACTGTCAAGGCAGGTCAAATCTATGGCATAATTGGTCCCAATGGTGCAGGGAAGACCACCGTTTTTAACTGTATTACAGGCATTCATCCCTGTGAAGAGGGATCTATCCATTGGAATGGAGAGGATATTACTCGGCTTCCACCCCATAAGGTGGCCGAGCGTGGTATTGTTCGCACTTTTCAAACTATCCGTCTCTTTGAACAGATGAGTGTTGCCGAAAATATCATGAGCGGCCGTCATATCAAGAGCAAGCAGGGGTGGTGGAATGGAATTTTTCCTACCCCCTCTTCTCGTGCCGACGAGGAGAGTAATTGGGATGTTGTCGCTGAGTTACTCCACTTTTTTGATCTAGAGGCCTATGCGGTGAAACCCGTTGGTGCTCTTGCCTATGGTATTCAGCGTCGGGTAGAGATGGCGCGGGCGTTGGCTACGGAGCCGTCGCTTTTGATTCTTGATGAACCTGCAGCAGGGCTTAATGAGAATGAAACTCAGGAGTTGATTGATACCATCTATCGTATTCGTCAACGTGGGGTGACTATTCTTCTTATTGAGCATGATATGGATTTGGTAATGGAGGTAACGGAATATCTGACCGTTATAAATTTCGGGAAAAAGATTGCTGAGGGAACGCCAGACATTGTTCAGGCTGATCCTGCCGTAATTGAGGCATATCTTGGGAGTGACGACGATGATTTCTAA
- a CDS encoding flagellar hook-length control protein FliK has translation MVSFLVQVAGEKIEIHSQTPLELGQKIRLTIQQISQETQIQPDKSDKAPLISKLLQTIGAKTPLMAQPVSLAQLSLLMANSEKALSATSLHSLSSFFSGQQILLEGGGGELLKELLNQLGLSHERSLLQGRPDEVKGQIKNSLFEILGKLPSSSPLHQEAHKISSIIDSFQLINISQSEQGNFILPLPFDFLNLGFLLIHSDRDRHRQEERREQDNIYFSLYLQVSALGNLQIDLAGGKEGVTIHIHTDSEEKSAFLKEHLPMLQEKLSALFPLCTIGLSHDAKDPIAELLSRGTGPEQSIINQKV, from the coding sequence ATGGTGTCTTTTTTGGTTCAAGTAGCTGGAGAAAAGATTGAAATCCACTCTCAAACGCCACTCGAGCTTGGGCAGAAGATTCGGCTGACGATACAGCAAATTTCTCAGGAGACGCAGATCCAGCCAGACAAAAGCGATAAGGCCCCCCTCATCTCTAAGCTTCTCCAAACCATAGGGGCAAAAACACCTCTGATGGCCCAGCCGGTGAGCCTCGCTCAACTCTCCCTGCTCATGGCAAACAGCGAAAAGGCCCTTTCCGCCACCAGCCTCCACTCCCTTTCCAGCTTTTTTAGCGGACAACAGATACTGTTAGAGGGGGGAGGCGGAGAGCTACTCAAAGAGTTACTGAACCAACTAGGCCTCTCCCACGAAAGATCCCTGCTGCAGGGTAGGCCTGATGAGGTAAAGGGCCAAATCAAAAACTCCCTTTTTGAGATACTTGGCAAACTCCCCTCCTCCAGCCCCCTCCATCAAGAAGCTCATAAAATTTCCAGTATAATAGACTCATTCCAACTGATTAATATCAGTCAAAGTGAGCAAGGTAATTTCATCCTGCCCCTGCCCTTTGACTTTCTCAATCTCGGATTTCTCCTTATTCACAGCGACAGAGACCGGCATAGGCAGGAGGAGAGAAGAGAACAGGATAACATCTACTTTTCTCTCTATCTCCAAGTGAGCGCCCTGGGTAACCTACAGATTGACCTGGCTGGCGGCAAGGAGGGAGTGACCATCCACATCCATACAGACTCAGAGGAAAAAAGTGCCTTTTTAAAAGAACATCTCCCCATGCTCCAGGAAAAGCTCTCTGCCCTCTTTCCCCTCTGCACTATTGGCCTCAGCCATGATGCCAAGGATCCCATTGCCGAATTACTCTCCAGGGGTACCGGCCCCGAGCAAAGCATCATCAATCAAAAGGTATAA
- a CDS encoding YciI family protein has product MFIISLTYKVELEEVDKHLDAHIAYLKDAYANGNFIASGRKVPRTGGIIFSKVKNRDQLETILKKDPFNQAGIAKYDITEFIPGMVADGFETLKEV; this is encoded by the coding sequence ATGTTTATCATATCATTGACCTACAAGGTTGAACTGGAAGAGGTGGACAAACACCTTGACGCCCATATTGCCTATTTGAAAGATGCATATGCCAATGGAAATTTTATTGCATCGGGCCGAAAGGTTCCAAGAACAGGCGGTATCATCTTCTCCAAGGTTAAAAACCGGGATCAGCTTGAAACTATTCTGAAAAAAGACCCATTTAATCAAGCCGGTATTGCGAAATACGATATCACCGAGTTCATTCCGGGCATGGTGGCCGATGGCTTTGAAACATTAAAAGAGGTATAA